A single region of the Gammaproteobacteria bacterium genome encodes:
- the pheA gene encoding prephenate dehydratase: MDDKLSSLRSRIDDLDERIQTLISARAALVKEVGQVKQELGESADCYRPEREAEILRKVAARNQGPLSDEDLACLFRELMSVCRALEQPMRVAYLGPEGTFTQTAALKHFGHSVQLMPQSSIEQVFHDVEAGAMAYGVVPVENSSEGVVNHTLDMFMTSPLRISGEIELRIHHHLLGRMEDLKSVTCVYAHQQALAQCRRWLDAHLPGVERMAVRSNAEGARRAAQETGVAAIAGTNAAEIYRLKVLAADIEDEANNTTRFLVIGRQSAPPSGNDKTSLMISTGNRPGALYHLLQPFARYNISLTRIESRPSRQAAWDYVFFVDLDGHSQDPDVAETLKELGAEASFVKVLGSYPRAIP, translated from the coding sequence ATGGATGACAAACTATCCTCGCTACGCAGCCGTATTGATGATCTGGACGAACGTATCCAGACCTTAATCAGCGCGCGCGCGGCGCTGGTCAAAGAGGTGGGCCAGGTCAAGCAGGAATTGGGGGAGAGCGCCGACTGTTACCGGCCCGAGCGTGAGGCGGAGATTTTGCGCAAGGTTGCGGCTCGTAATCAAGGGCCGCTGAGTGACGAGGATCTTGCCTGTCTGTTCCGTGAACTGATGTCGGTGTGCCGCGCCCTGGAGCAGCCGATGCGCGTTGCCTATCTGGGTCCTGAAGGCACTTTCACCCAGACCGCCGCCTTAAAACACTTCGGCCACTCGGTGCAGTTAATGCCGCAATCGTCCATCGAGCAGGTTTTTCATGATGTCGAGGCGGGCGCCATGGCCTATGGCGTGGTGCCTGTCGAGAATTCCTCCGAGGGTGTGGTCAATCATACCCTGGACATGTTCATGACCTCCCCCTTGAGGATTTCCGGCGAGATCGAATTACGCATCCATCACCATCTGTTGGGACGCATGGAGGATCTCAAGTCCGTCACCTGCGTCTATGCCCATCAGCAGGCCCTGGCCCAGTGCCGTCGTTGGCTGGACGCGCACCTGCCCGGCGTCGAGCGCATGGCGGTGCGCAGCAATGCCGAAGGGGCGAGGCGCGCCGCGCAGGAAACCGGTGTGGCCGCGATCGCCGGAACCAACGCTGCCGAAATCTATCGGCTGAAAGTGTTGGCGGCGGATATCGAGGATGAGGCGAATAACACCACGCGCTTTCTGGTCATCGGCCGTCAGTCGGCGCCGCCCAGCGGCAACGACAAGACCTCACTTATGATTTCAACCGGCAATCGGCCGGGCGCCTTGTATCATTTGCTGCAACCGTTCGCCCGCTACAACATCAGCCTGACGCGCATCGAGTCGCGTCCCTCGCGGCAGGCCGCGTGGGACTATGTGTTCTTCGTAGACCTCGACGGGCACAGCCAGGATCCGGACGTTGCAGAGACCCTCAAAGAGTTGGGGGCGGAGGCGTCGTTTGTAAAAGTTCTGGGCTCTTATCCGCGTGCCATTCCTTAA
- the cmk gene encoding (d)CMP kinase, with translation MIPVITIDGPSGSGKGTISQIVAQRLGWNLLDSGALYRLLALAARRGGIPLDNEAALATLAKKLDVQFVAGTVGQPPSQNQVMLEGEDVGEMLRSEQCGNDASKVAALPAVREALLDRQRAFRAPPGLVADGRDMGSVVFPDADLKIFLTASAERRALRRYKQLKDKGVDVKIPNLVEEIAERDVRDSTRCVAPMAPANDAVVLDSSDLTIEQVAARVMDLWREHARR, from the coding sequence GTGATCCCGGTTATCACCATAGACGGACCCAGCGGGTCGGGAAAGGGTACGATCAGTCAGATCGTCGCCCAGCGTTTGGGCTGGAATCTGCTGGACAGCGGCGCGCTGTACCGGCTGTTGGCCTTGGCGGCGCGTCGGGGCGGTATTCCTTTGGACAATGAGGCGGCGCTCGCCACCTTGGCCAAAAAACTGGACGTGCAATTTGTCGCTGGAACTGTAGGGCAACCGCCCTCGCAGAATCAGGTCATGCTGGAAGGGGAGGACGTCGGCGAGATGTTGCGCAGCGAACAGTGCGGGAACGACGCCTCCAAGGTCGCGGCCTTGCCCGCCGTGCGTGAGGCCCTGCTGGATCGTCAGCGGGCCTTTCGCGCCCCGCCGGGTCTCGTCGCCGACGGCCGGGATATGGGCAGCGTGGTTTTTCCGGATGCCGATCTCAAAATATTCTTGACCGCAAGCGCGGAAAGGCGCGCCCTCAGGCGCTATAAGCAGTTGAAAGACAAAGGGGTTGATGTTAAAATTCCTAACCTTGTGGAAGAGATAGCTGAACGGGATGTGCGCGACAGCACGCGCTGTGTGGCGCCCATGGCGCCAGCCAACGATGCAGTGGTGCTGGATAGTTCGGATCTCACTATCGAGCAGGTCGCCGCTCGCGTGATGGACTTATGGCGTGAACACGCCCGGCGTTAG
- the serC gene encoding 3-phosphoserine/phosphohydroxythreonine transaminase: protein MSRVYNFSPGPAVLPLEVLQRASAELAEWNGSGMSVMEMSHRGTEFMAIAAQAEADLRELMAIPANYKVLFLQGGASLQFAMAPMNLLRGKDKADYINTGEWSQKAIAEAQRYCKVNVAASTEADKFTRVPPRKEWQLDPQAAYVHYTPNETIGGVEFHWAPETGAVPLVADMSSTILSRPVDVSKFGVIYAGAQKNIGPAGLTVVIVREDLIGQTIAGTPRMLDYKIHADSGSMYNTPATYSWYIAGLVFDWIKRQGGLTAMANLNKRKADKLYACIDNSGGYYRNPVEKASRSWMNVPFTLADPKLDNTFLSEAKQAGLVTLAGHRSVGGMRASIYNAMPEQGVDTLVEFMAEFKRRNG from the coding sequence ATGTCTCGTGTGTATAATTTCAGTCCCGGCCCGGCCGTGTTGCCTCTCGAGGTGTTGCAACGCGCCAGTGCAGAACTGGCGGAGTGGAACGGCTCCGGGATGTCAGTGATGGAGATGAGCCATCGCGGCACGGAATTCATGGCGATCGCCGCCCAGGCCGAGGCCGACCTGCGCGAGCTCATGGCCATCCCCGCAAATTACAAGGTGCTGTTCCTGCAAGGCGGGGCCAGCCTCCAATTCGCCATGGCGCCGATGAATCTGTTGCGGGGGAAAGATAAGGCCGACTACATCAACACCGGTGAGTGGTCGCAGAAGGCGATTGCCGAGGCGCAGCGCTATTGCAAGGTCAACGTCGCCGCCAGCACCGAGGCCGATAAATTCACCCGTGTTCCGCCTCGGAAGGAATGGCAGCTCGACCCGCAGGCCGCTTATGTGCACTACACGCCCAACGAGACCATTGGCGGCGTGGAGTTTCACTGGGCGCCCGAGACCGGCGCCGTGCCGCTGGTGGCGGACATGTCCTCTACTATCCTGTCGCGTCCGGTGGATGTGAGCAAGTTCGGCGTCATCTATGCGGGCGCGCAGAAGAATATCGGCCCGGCGGGACTCACCGTGGTGATTGTGCGCGAGGATCTGATAGGTCAGACCATTGCGGGCACGCCGCGCATGCTGGACTACAAGATACACGCCGACAGCGGTTCGATGTATAACACCCCGGCGACCTATAGCTGGTATATCGCGGGCCTGGTGTTCGACTGGATCAAACGTCAGGGTGGGCTGACGGCGATGGCCAATCTCAACAAGCGCAAGGCCGACAAACTCTATGCCTGCATAGACAACTCCGGCGGCTACTATCGCAATCCGGTGGAGAAGGCGAGCCGGTCGTGGATGAACGTGCCGTTTACGCTGGCCGATCCCAAGCTCGACAATACTTTCCTCAGTGAGGCCAAGCAGGCCGGCCTCGTGACCCTGGCGGGGCATCGCTCGGTGGGCGGCATGCGGGCCAGTATTTATAACGCCATGCCGGAACAAGGCGTGGATACGCTGGTGGAATTCATGGCGGAATTTAAGCGGCGGAATGGTTAA
- a CDS encoding histidinol-phosphate transaminase, producing MSFIDLAVPGIRCVQPYVPGKPLAELEREYGVTNAIKLASNENPLGPSPLAVAAVREGLHDLARYPDGGCFALKAKLAARPGVHENQITLGNGSNDILEFAARAFVTPEHEVIFSEHAFAVYPIVTQIVGARARVAPARDWGHDLEAMRGLVNERTRLIFIANPNNPTGTWLAAKPLEDFISSLPSHVMVVVDEAYFEYACDACPDYPDALQWLDNYSNLIVARTFSKIYGLAGLRIGYGVAHPEVANLLDRVRQPFNVNSLAQLAAEAALDDVEHIARSLEVNRQGMKQLTEAFAAMQLPCILSAGNFVAVDVGRPAAPIYEALLREGVIVRPVANYGMPRHLRVTVGLPQENERCIEALKKVLASCR from the coding sequence ATGTCATTTATTGATCTCGCCGTGCCGGGTATCCGGTGTGTGCAACCGTATGTGCCGGGCAAGCCCCTCGCTGAATTGGAGCGCGAATACGGCGTGACGAACGCGATCAAGCTTGCCTCCAACGAAAATCCGCTGGGGCCGAGCCCGCTGGCGGTAGCGGCGGTCCGCGAGGGGTTGCACGATCTGGCGCGTTACCCCGATGGCGGTTGTTTTGCACTGAAGGCGAAATTGGCCGCACGGCCCGGCGTGCACGAAAACCAAATCACCTTGGGCAATGGCTCCAATGACATTCTGGAATTTGCCGCGCGTGCCTTTGTTACACCCGAACACGAGGTCATTTTTTCGGAGCATGCCTTCGCGGTCTACCCGATTGTCACCCAGATAGTCGGCGCGCGTGCGCGGGTTGCGCCGGCGCGTGACTGGGGTCATGACCTGGAGGCCATGCGTGGTTTGGTCAATGAACGCACGCGGCTGATTTTTATTGCCAATCCCAATAACCCCACGGGTACCTGGCTTGCGGCCAAACCGCTGGAGGATTTTATCAGTAGCCTGCCCTCCCATGTCATGGTGGTGGTGGATGAGGCCTATTTTGAATATGCCTGCGATGCCTGTCCCGATTATCCCGATGCCTTGCAATGGCTGGACAACTATTCCAACCTCATTGTCGCACGCACCTTTTCCAAGATTTATGGCTTGGCGGGCTTGCGCATCGGTTATGGCGTCGCGCACCCGGAAGTGGCCAATCTGCTCGATCGCGTGCGCCAGCCGTTTAATGTCAACAGTCTTGCGCAACTCGCGGCCGAGGCCGCGCTGGATGACGTGGAGCATATCGCCCGCAGCCTGGAGGTCAACCGGCAAGGGATGAAACAATTGACCGAGGCGTTTGCGGCGATGCAGCTTCCCTGCATCCTTTCCGCCGGCAATTTCGTCGCTGTGGATGTAGGCCGGCCCGCGGCGCCCATTTACGAAGCGCTGTTACGCGAAGGTGTGATCGTGCGCCCGGTGGCCAATTATGGTATGCCGCGCCATTTGCGCGTTACCGTCGGATTACCTCAAGAAAATGAGCGTTGCATCGAAGCGCTGAAGAAGGTCTTGGCATCATGCCGCTGA
- a CDS encoding phosphoglycerate dehydrogenase codes for MYKILTLNSISAVGLERLPRDKYEVASETKNPDAILLRSYKMHDMEIPASLKAVGRAGAGVNNIPVDKLSKLGIPVFNAPGANANAVKELVLAGMLLACRNICQAWDFSRHLQGDDATLNKLVEEGKKNFAGFELPGRTLGVIGLGAIGREVANMALALGMKVIGFDPGITVQGAWKLSSNVQQAASVDELIGKSDFISLHVPLSDATRHLINAQRFKLMKTGVVLLNFAREGIIDDPALDEAIKTGKVYAYVCDFPSNLFKNNPRVIALPHLGASTAEAEDNCAVMAAEQVSDFLENGNIKNSVNYPEVIMPRNEGYRIAIANANVPNMVGQISTTMAKAGLNIVDLLNKSRGDYAFTLADAASPIPESVIKEIRAIEGVLSVRTL; via the coding sequence ATGTATAAAATTCTTACTTTGAATAGCATCTCCGCGGTGGGCTTGGAGCGGCTGCCGCGCGACAAATATGAGGTTGCCTCGGAGACCAAAAATCCAGACGCCATTCTGCTGCGTTCTTACAAGATGCACGACATGGAAATTCCGGCCAGCCTCAAGGCGGTAGGCCGCGCTGGGGCGGGCGTCAATAATATCCCGGTGGATAAGCTGAGCAAGCTCGGTATCCCGGTGTTCAACGCGCCGGGGGCGAATGCCAACGCGGTGAAGGAACTGGTATTGGCGGGGATGCTGCTCGCCTGCCGTAACATCTGCCAGGCGTGGGATTTTTCCCGTCACCTGCAAGGCGACGATGCCACCCTCAACAAGCTGGTCGAGGAGGGTAAAAAGAATTTTGCGGGATTTGAGCTGCCCGGCCGGACGCTGGGGGTGATCGGTCTCGGCGCCATCGGGCGCGAGGTGGCCAATATGGCGCTCGCCTTGGGGATGAAGGTAATCGGCTTTGATCCGGGTATCACTGTGCAAGGGGCGTGGAAGCTCTCTTCGAACGTGCAGCAGGCCGCCAGCGTGGACGAGCTTATCGGCAAGTCGGATTTTATCTCGCTGCACGTGCCGTTGAGCGACGCCACGCGCCATCTCATTAATGCCCAGCGTTTCAAGCTGATGAAAACCGGCGTAGTGCTGCTCAACTTCGCGCGCGAGGGGATCATTGATGACCCGGCGCTTGACGAGGCGATCAAGACGGGCAAGGTCTACGCCTATGTCTGCGACTTTCCGAGCAACCTGTTCAAAAACAACCCGCGCGTCATCGCGCTGCCGCACCTCGGGGCCTCCACCGCCGAGGCGGAGGATAACTGCGCCGTCATGGCGGCGGAGCAGGTGAGCGACTTTCTCGAGAACGGCAATATCAAAAATTCGGTGAATTATCCCGAGGTCATCATGCCGCGCAACGAGGGTTACCGCATCGCCATCGCCAACGCCAATGTCCCCAACATGGTAGGGCAGATCTCCACGACCATGGCCAAGGCCGGGCTCAACATTGTGGACCTGCTCAACAAGTCGCGCGGCGACTACGCGTTTACGCTCGCAGATGCGGCAAGCCCTATCCCTGAGTCCGTGATTAAAGAAATTCGGGCTATCGAGGGCGTGTTGTCGGTAAGGACGTTGTAA